A genomic region of Criblamydia sequanensis CRIB-18 contains the following coding sequences:
- the pyrC gene encoding dihydroorotase: MIRILNVNKVDGSKGELCLLSEEDSYEIDGQGLLMLPAFIDPHVHFRIPGASHKEDWITGSYAALLGGVTTVFDMPNNTPNCTTLSAFKEKEVLIQKQLDQGGIPLRFHLYFGATKDNLKEIPKVKDHVIAIKVFMGSSTGDLLVDDDKTLEAIFKMAKDLDLLVALHAEDEKIISKNKLIYQNETDPSIHSKIRNREAAKAAVTKAIELTSKYGTRTSILHLSTEDEISLVKQAKKQGLPVFAEATPHHLFLTQESYKKFGNKVKVNPPLREDKDQEALWKGIQEGVIDYIGTDHAPHTLSEKSLNYKEAPAGIPSIELLLPLLLTAVDQGKIDLETLVKLTRTNIEKIFRLKEQTDFILVDLASSKKFKDEELKTKCQWSPYSDQMLKGRVAYVFIQNKLFHMDKLALCPS; encoded by the coding sequence ATGATCCGAATTTTAAATGTAAATAAAGTCGATGGCTCAAAAGGCGAGCTTTGTCTTTTAAGCGAAGAAGATTCCTATGAAATTGATGGACAGGGCCTCTTGATGCTCCCCGCTTTTATCGACCCTCATGTGCATTTTAGAATCCCCGGCGCGTCTCATAAAGAAGATTGGATTACAGGCTCGTATGCAGCGTTATTGGGTGGTGTTACGACAGTTTTTGATATGCCGAACAATACGCCCAATTGCACGACCTTATCAGCGTTTAAAGAAAAAGAGGTTCTCATCCAAAAACAGCTAGATCAAGGCGGGATTCCTTTACGATTCCATCTCTATTTCGGGGCTACGAAAGATAACCTGAAAGAGATTCCAAAAGTAAAGGACCATGTGATTGCCATAAAGGTATTTATGGGATCAAGTACAGGCGATTTACTTGTGGATGATGATAAAACCCTTGAGGCTATTTTTAAAATGGCCAAAGATCTTGATTTACTTGTCGCCCTTCACGCAGAGGATGAAAAGATTATTTCGAAAAATAAGCTCATTTATCAAAACGAAACCGATCCCTCCATCCATTCCAAGATAAGAAATAGGGAAGCTGCTAAAGCCGCCGTCACTAAAGCGATTGAACTCACAAGCAAATATGGAACACGCACCTCCATTTTACATTTAAGCACAGAAGATGAGATTTCGCTTGTGAAGCAAGCAAAAAAGCAAGGCTTGCCGGTTTTTGCAGAAGCGACTCCCCATCATTTATTTCTCACCCAAGAGAGCTACAAAAAATTTGGCAATAAAGTAAAAGTCAATCCTCCCCTAAGGGAAGACAAGGACCAAGAGGCTCTTTGGAAAGGGATCCAAGAAGGGGTTATCGATTATATAGGAACCGATCATGCGCCCCATACCCTGAGTGAGAAAAGTCTAAATTATAAAGAAGCTCCGGCAGGCATTCCATCGATTGAACTTTTACTCCCCCTTTTACTGACAGCTGTTGATCAAGGGAAAATCGATCTTGAAACTTTAGTCAAGCTTACAAGAACCAATATTGAAAAAATTTTTAGATTGAAAGAGCAAACCGATTTTATTCTAGTCGACCTTGCCTCTTCCAAAAAATTTAAAGATGAAGAGTTAAAAACCAAATGTCAATGGTCCCCTTATTCAGATCAAATGCTAAAAGGGAGAGTGGCTTATGTCTTTATTCAAAATAAACTTTTTCACATGGATAAACTCGCTTTATGCCCCTCTTAG
- the pyrI gene encoding aspartate carbamoyltransferase regulatory subunit: MEVIDRIETKKILSVAAIDEGTVIDHIPAGKSILLLRLLKLENKGYQITLGLNLPSSRLKAKDLIKIKDWEMSPIEAAKIAIISPVATINIIHDYKVFHKFAVTLPATIEHTVSCPNPCCITSYEHSPCYFYVKPHKKEILLTCKYCEQSFYQSDIKNYTF; this comes from the coding sequence ATGGAAGTAATTGATCGCATTGAGACGAAAAAAATATTATCTGTCGCCGCCATTGATGAAGGGACTGTGATTGATCATATTCCTGCCGGAAAATCCATATTGCTTTTACGTTTACTTAAATTAGAAAATAAAGGTTATCAAATTACCCTCGGGTTAAATCTGCCAAGTTCACGCTTAAAAGCTAAGGATTTGATTAAAATCAAAGATTGGGAAATGAGCCCTATCGAAGCTGCCAAAATAGCTATAATTTCACCTGTTGCAACAATTAATATCATTCATGATTACAAAGTATTTCATAAATTCGCGGTTACTCTTCCCGCCACCATTGAACATACGGTTTCATGTCCCAATCCTTGCTGCATTACAAGCTATGAACATTCCCCCTGTTACTTCTATGTAAAGCCCCATAAAAAAGAAATCTTGTTAACTTGCAAGTACTGCGAACAATCCTTTTATCAATCGGATATTAAAAATTACACTTTTTAG
- the pyrB gene encoding aspartate carbamoyltransferase yields the protein MTTNPKDYQDTLKSFENRSILSINDFSKNELLALIQLTAAFKNKTIHSNLQGSLMASCFFEPSTRTKLSFESAMKRLSGEVIGFSDAKETSISKKETLSDTIKMVGEYADVIVLRHPFSGSARLAHESTKTPVINAGDGSNQHPTQTLVDLFTINQCQNKLNDLHIGFTGDLKYSRTIHSLVQACSIFNMRMYFTSYYGLELPSQISNELKNKSILFSFHPDLKEIIPKLDILYMTRIQEERMPKPFSYSTEENYHLEESMLEKAKSNLKILHALPRVNEIDRSLDNHPSAYYFEQAKNGLYLRQALLSSILGKLWK from the coding sequence ATGACAACTAACCCTAAAGATTATCAAGATACTCTAAAGTCTTTTGAAAATCGAAGTATTCTATCCATAAACGATTTTTCAAAAAATGAATTGTTAGCCCTCATTCAATTAACCGCAGCCTTTAAAAATAAGACCATCCATTCCAACTTGCAGGGATCTTTAATGGCAAGCTGCTTTTTTGAGCCATCCACTAGGACGAAATTATCTTTTGAATCTGCCATGAAGCGCTTATCCGGGGAAGTAATTGGCTTTAGCGATGCTAAAGAAACCTCTATAAGTAAAAAAGAAACGCTCTCAGATACTATAAAGATGGTTGGCGAATATGCAGATGTGATTGTTTTAAGACATCCCTTTTCGGGTTCTGCAAGGCTTGCTCACGAATCGACAAAAACCCCTGTCATTAACGCAGGAGATGGATCTAACCAGCATCCGACTCAAACCCTTGTGGATTTATTTACGATAAATCAGTGCCAAAATAAATTAAATGATCTGCACATCGGTTTTACAGGTGATCTCAAGTATAGCCGAACCATACACTCTCTTGTTCAAGCCTGTTCCATTTTTAATATGCGCATGTATTTTACCTCTTATTATGGTCTGGAACTTCCCTCTCAAATAAGCAATGAGTTAAAAAATAAAAGCATCTTGTTTTCATTTCACCCAGACTTAAAAGAAATTATCCCGAAATTGGACATCCTCTATATGACCCGCATTCAAGAAGAAAGAATGCCAAAACCTTTTAGCTATTCAACCGAGGAAAATTATCACCTAGAGGAGTCTATGCTTGAGAAAGCAAAATCCAACCTAAAAATTCTTCATGCGCTTCCTCGGGTGAATGAAATCGATAGATCCCTTGATAACCACCCGTCGGCATATTACTTTGAGCAAGCAAAAAATGGCCTTTATTTAAGACAAGCCCTATTAAGTTCTATTTTAGGTAAATTATGGAAGTAA